From the genome of bacterium, one region includes:
- a CDS encoding ATP-binding cassette domain-containing protein encodes MNDGAPLAAASGLVVRRGGRVALGPLDLRIEPREFWGVVGPNGAGKSTLMLTLAGLLKPDEGAVEVLGRGLDGSGRARRRLGGAVGLLFQKHDFVPDMPFSVEDVVLFGRAGRGRVGSGCDAEDRDAAERALELLGLADARRRLYRSLSGG; translated from the coding sequence ATGAACGACGGCGCGCCTCTCGCCGCCGCGTCGGGGCTCGTCGTGCGCCGCGGCGGGCGGGTCGCGCTCGGCCCGCTCGACCTGCGGATCGAGCCGCGCGAGTTCTGGGGCGTCGTCGGCCCGAACGGCGCGGGGAAGTCCACGCTCATGCTGACGCTCGCCGGGCTGCTCAAGCCGGACGAAGGGGCGGTCGAGGTGCTCGGCCGCGGTCTCGACGGGTCGGGGCGCGCGCGACGGCGGCTCGGCGGGGCGGTCGGCCTCCTCTTCCAGAAGCACGACTTCGTGCCCGACATGCCGTTCAGCGTCGAGGACGTCGTCCTCTTCGGCCGCGCGGGGCGCGGGCGCGTGGGGAGCGGCTGCGACGCCGAGGACCGCGACGCGGCGGAGCGGGCGCTGGAGCTGCTCGGCCTCGCCGACGCGCGGCGCCGGCTCTATCGCTCGCTCTCCGGCGGGGA